A stretch of the bacterium SCSIO 12827 genome encodes the following:
- a CDS encoding alpha/beta fold hydrolase, whose translation MSDRTPLLFMPGLLCDTALWGHQLATLTDVAEMTVADMTQDGSIDDMARRVLDAAPDRFALCGLSMGGYAAQAVMRLAPERVTRLALLDTAPGPDTPERTAGRRELMARAAMGDLDGVIDHHMTGFIAANRQDDGELTAVVRASARNVGAEAYQRQQTAIIERPDNRPNLAAIACPTLVLCGRLDVMTPPAVHEEMASAIPGAKLVIVENCGHLSPLERPEAVSAVLRYWLAD comes from the coding sequence ATGTCTGACCGAACGCCGCTTCTGTTCATGCCCGGGCTGCTGTGTGACACGGCGCTATGGGGGCATCAGTTGGCGACCTTGACCGACGTCGCGGAAATGACCGTGGCCGACATGACACAGGACGGCAGTATTGACGACATGGCCCGGCGCGTGTTGGACGCGGCGCCCGACCGCTTCGCGCTCTGCGGATTGTCGATGGGCGGCTACGCGGCCCAGGCCGTCATGCGTCTGGCGCCGGAACGGGTGACCCGCTTGGCCTTGCTCGACACCGCCCCCGGCCCGGACACGCCCGAACGCACGGCAGGCCGCCGCGAACTGATGGCCAGGGCCGCCATGGGCGATCTGGACGGCGTCATCGATCACCACATGACGGGCTTCATCGCTGCAAACCGCCAGGACGATGGGGAATTGACCGCCGTCGTTCGCGCCTCGGCCCGCAACGTGGGGGCGGAGGCTTATCAGCGCCAGCAGACGGCCATCATCGAGCGCCCGGACAATCGGCCCAATCTGGCCGCGATTGCCTGTCCGACGTTGGTTCTGTGTGGTCGGCTCGACGTCATGACGCCGCCTGCGGTGCACGAAGAAATGGCATCCGCCATCCCCGGTGCTAAACTGGTGATCGTCGAAAACTGCGGCCATCTTTCGCCCCTGGAACGGCCCGAGGCGGTCAGCGCGGTTCTGCGCTATTGGCTCGCCGATTAA
- a CDS encoding hydrolase: protein MLIKPELSCLVVIDIQDKLAPAMQSPAKVIRNTALLMRAADRMGVPILMTEQYPKGLGRTVPQLQGIAPEAQVFEKIHFSCMNEELFQKAFEATGRRQVVITGMEAHICVMQTGVDLMDKGYEIFVVTDATASRTLESEKACLDRLGAAGAGIVTTEMVIYEWLGRAGTEAFKEMLPFIKNS from the coding sequence ATGCTGATAAAGCCCGAACTCTCCTGCCTGGTCGTCATCGATATCCAGGACAAGTTGGCCCCCGCCATGCAATCACCGGCCAAGGTGATCCGCAATACGGCGCTGCTGATGCGTGCCGCCGATCGCATGGGCGTGCCCATTCTGATGACGGAACAGTATCCCAAGGGATTGGGGCGCACGGTGCCGCAGCTGCAGGGCATCGCGCCCGAGGCCCAGGTGTTCGAGAAAATTCATTTCTCCTGCATGAACGAGGAACTGTTCCAGAAGGCGTTCGAGGCCACAGGCCGCCGCCAAGTGGTCATCACGGGGATGGAAGCCCATATCTGCGTCATGCAGACCGGTGTCGATCTGATGGACAAGGGGTACGAGATCTTCGTCGTCACCGACGCCACGGCCTCGCGCACCCTGGAAAGTGAAAAGGCCTGCCTGGATCGTCTGGGCGCGGCCGGGGCCGGCATCGTGACCACGGAAATGGTTATCTATGAATGGCTGGGGCGGGCCGGAACGGAGGCTTTCAAGGAAATGCTTCCGTTCATTAAAAATTCTTAA
- the meaB gene encoding methylmalonyl Co-A mutase-associated GTPase MeaB: MAAPKPDPSPDLLAAAQGGDRRAIAKLLSLAETTGNAAPISGSTDGDLMARVYQAAGSAHVVGVTGPPGAGKSSLVNALVKELRQRNLTVGVIAIDPSSPFSGGAILGDRVRMGDHGSDNGVFIRSFATQGAMGGLARPALDSVDVLDACGFQVVVIETVGVGQDEVDVAAAAHTVIVASPPGLGDGVQAMKAGILEIADIHVVTKADRADADQTAADLAGAQDLGLTGRQGRGEGATGWRVPVIATSANTGKGVADLAQAVIDHGQHLASSGEDKARRRRIALMRLETAALDHMRREFKRLAPDMADLIDDLAARRADPRAAARLLLEKALKPS; encoded by the coding sequence ATGGCAGCCCCCAAGCCGGATCCATCGCCAGACCTACTTGCCGCCGCGCAAGGCGGCGACCGGCGGGCTATTGCCAAGCTGTTGTCCCTGGCCGAAACCACCGGCAACGCTGCGCCGATATCCGGGTCGACAGACGGCGATCTGATGGCCCGAGTTTATCAGGCCGCGGGATCGGCCCATGTGGTCGGCGTCACCGGGCCACCAGGGGCTGGTAAGTCGTCCCTGGTCAACGCCTTGGTCAAGGAATTGCGTCAGCGGAACCTGACCGTCGGTGTCATCGCCATTGATCCTTCCAGCCCGTTTTCCGGCGGCGCCATTCTGGGCGACCGGGTCCGCATGGGCGACCACGGCAGCGACAACGGCGTGTTCATACGATCGTTCGCGACCCAGGGCGCCATGGGCGGGCTGGCGCGCCCGGCGCTTGATTCCGTGGATGTGCTGGACGCCTGTGGCTTCCAGGTCGTGGTGATCGAGACCGTCGGTGTCGGCCAGGACGAGGTCGATGTCGCGGCGGCGGCCCATACGGTGATCGTCGCCTCGCCGCCGGGGTTGGGCGACGGGGTCCAGGCCATGAAGGCGGGCATCCTGGAAATCGCCGATATTCATGTCGTGACCAAGGCCGACCGCGCCGATGCGGATCAGACCGCTGCCGACCTGGCGGGGGCCCAGGATTTGGGCCTGACCGGCCGTCAGGGGCGGGGCGAGGGGGCGACCGGTTGGCGCGTGCCGGTGATCGCGACCAGCGCCAACACGGGCAAAGGTGTCGCCGACCTGGCGCAAGCCGTGATCGACCACGGCCAACACCTTGCATCAAGCGGCGAAGACAAGGCCCGGCGCCGGCGCATCGCCTTGATGCGGCTTGAAACGGCGGCGCTCGACCACATGCGCCGCGAATTCAAGCGCCTGGCGCCGGACATGGCCGATCTGATCGATGACCTGGCCGCGCGGCGGGCCGATCCGCGCGCCGCTGCGCGCCTACTGTTGGAAAAGGCCCTGAAGCCGTCGTAA
- a CDS encoding gamma carbonic anhydrase family protein: protein MISSRQPGGVILPFKDKHPQIDETAFIAENAIIIGDVTIGTKSSIWYSCVLRGDMNFIRIGNDTNIQDGTVVHVDSKGYPTILGDRVTVGHMALLHACTLEDDSMIGMQACVMDGAVVGKGSLIAAGALVTPGKQIGPGEVWAGRPAKFLRKVGPNDQKMLDYIWPVYDDLSAEYRLAGHDLRKLSRNRPIPSSD, encoded by the coding sequence ATGATATCTTCGCGCCAGCCCGGCGGTGTGATCCTTCCTTTCAAGGACAAGCATCCGCAGATCGACGAAACCGCCTTCATCGCGGAAAATGCCATCATCATCGGGGACGTGACGATCGGGACCAAGTCGTCGATCTGGTATTCCTGTGTGTTGCGGGGGGATATGAACTTCATTCGTATCGGCAACGATACGAACATCCAGGACGGCACGGTCGTTCATGTCGATTCCAAGGGCTATCCAACGATCCTGGGCGACCGGGTCACGGTCGGGCATATGGCGCTTTTGCATGCCTGCACGCTGGAGGACGATTCCATGATCGGCATGCAGGCCTGCGTGATGGACGGTGCGGTGGTCGGCAAGGGATCGCTGATCGCCGCCGGCGCCCTGGTCACGCCGGGCAAGCAGATCGGCCCCGGCGAGGTCTGGGCCGGGCGGCCGGCCAAATTCCTGCGCAAGGTCGGCCCCAATGACCAAAAGATGCTGGATTACATCTGGCCCGTGTACGACGACCTGAGTGCCGAATACCGCTTGGCGGGCCATGACCTGCGCAAATTGAGCCGCAACCGTCCCATACCGTCGAGCGACTGA